Proteins co-encoded in one Oreochromis aureus strain Israel breed Guangdong linkage group 3, ZZ_aureus, whole genome shotgun sequence genomic window:
- the LOC120435009 gene encoding uncharacterized protein LOC120435009, translated as MEKLDEITIATLKEANVGEDLLSSLSQDDIKDLFPGPEHFLRRRALWLAVHKCEENKTAAEKTLTTTGDGDFSREEPSTSKFVTMSNPEYIVFTDSELEQDRRSYFEKKQLGTECAEPLSKELFCRLVRNTMTNMISIAKAAKDSRYPSKHKVDAMAKRLMEYYPMLKETCGEWEHVAKKLMKRLSNVKSPRKGKKPPAKKPRKDGNESVAKSDSSGESSASTIILDKSPVRSMGTPVHHQDGSDEESGSADFFDSQKTQARHYKTLQEIFLKLQKTLKATCASDPWLVQFCLSLKATA; from the exons ATGGAGAAACTGGACGAAATAACAATTGCCACCCTGAAAG AAGCAAATGTTGGAGAAGACCTGCTCTCATCACTTTCACAAGATGACATCAAAGATCTGTTTCCTGGTCCTGAACATTTCCTCAGGCGTCGGGCTCTATGGCTTGCAGTGCACAAATGTGAAGAA AACAAGACTGCTGCTGAAAAAACGCTAACAACTACTGGAGATGGTGACTTCTCCAGAGAGGAACCCAGCACTTCTAAGTTTGTGACTATGTCCAACCCAGAGTACATAGTCTTCACAGACAGTGAACTTGAGCAAGATCGACGTTCCTACTTTGAAAAGAAGCAGCTGGGGACAGAGTGTGCTGAACCTTTGTCAAAGGAACTCTTTTGTCGACTCGTAAGAAACACCATGACAAACATGATTTCGATAGCAAAAGCAGCTAAGGACTCCAGATACCCCAGCAAACATAAGGTTGATGCCATGGCAAAGCGATTGATGGAGTACTACCCAATGCTTAAAGAAACGTGTGGTGAGTGG GAGCATGTTGCTAAAAAGCTAATGAAGAGACTCTCCAATGTCAAAAGTCCAAGGAAGGGCAAAAAACCTCCCGCGAAGAAGCCAAGAAAGGATGGGAATGAAAGTGTTGCAAAAagtgacagcagtggggagtccAGTGCATCAACTATTATTCTAGATAAATCACCAGTTAGATCCATGGGCACCCCAGTGCACCACCAGGATGGCAGTGATGAAGAAT CTGGTTCAGCTGACTTCTTTGACAGCCAAAAAACCCAGGCAAGACACTACAAGACACTTCAAGAAATATTCTTAAA ACTTCAGAAGACCCTGAAGGCTACCTGCGCCAGCGACCCCTGGCTTGTCCAGTTCTGCTTGTCTCTGAAGGCAACTGCATGA
- the LOC120438794 gene encoding NACHT, LRR and PYD domains-containing protein 12-like has translation MLPVVKASNKALLSSCNVSEEGCGNLLSVVSSQSCSLRELDLSTNSLKASAVKLLSAAVESPHAKLNILRLNICELSEENCEALSSVLSSQSSSLTELDLSIRKLQDSGVKLLSAGLQSLNCKLNTLRSDQKTVFRIIN, from the exons atgctgccagtggtcaaagcctccaacaaagctct aCTGAGCAGCTGTAACGTCTCAGAGGAAGGCTGTGGAAATTTGTTGTCAGTGGTCAGCTCCCAGTCCTGTAGTCtaagagagctggacctgagtaccAACAGCCTGAAGGCTTCAGCAgtaaagcttctgtctgctgcagtGGAGAGTCCACACGCCAAACTGAATATTCTGAG ACTTAACATCTGTGAACTCTCAGAGGAaaactgtgaagctctgtcctcagttctcagctcacagtcctctagtctgacagagctggacctgagtatcagaaagctgcaggattcaggagtgaagcttctgtctgctggactacaaagtttaaactgtaaactaaatactctgaggtcagatcagaaaacagtttttagaATTATTAATTAA